TGCCGCGTTTACTAATAAGGGAATGGGCAACCCGTATGGCGGCAGATTCGTGCCGCCCGGGCAGAAATGCCCGGGCGGCACTTTTTTTATCCCGTCCCGCCCGGCTCCGGATTCCAGTTTAGAGGCTCGATCTTCCCGTGTTCGTATCCGGAAATGATACAGAGACGCACCGGCTGTAAAATGCCGGTCCCCGCGCGCCGCTTCGCCCGGGTGCAATATCACAAACTGGACAGGGCCCGGATCGCCCATATAATGTACGGTGAGAAAACATTCTGACTTGTCAGGAGGGGATATATGAAATACCTGGTAATCGGGTCTGAAGGGCCCGGTTTCTGTTCGGAGGAGGAGGCCGCGGACGTGCTGGAAAGCGTTATCATTCCGGCGTTCGACGAGCTTCTCGATCTCGAACACGAGGGGACGATTGTCGGCGGGCTGCCTGTGGGCGACCGCGGATTCGTCTTCATCGCGGATGCCGAATCGCACGACGATCTCGATCGTATACTGCGGTCGCTTCCGATATGGGGCGTGCTCGAATGGGAGGTTACCCCGCTTCAGGATTTTGACGCGAGGGCCCGGCAGGAGCGCACAATCCTTAAGAACCTGAAAGCGGGAGGATAGTGTTCCCGCCGCTTGCATACGAACCAGCTCATCTGTAATTTCCTCATACACTCTACGGCCCGTTTCTCACATTCGCATTCACGGACGACTGATTCCAAACCCCGGGGGGGGGGGGAGCCCCTCCGGGGATATATCGACTCGCCGGAACTTCGCCTGATTCCGGGGCGCCCGGGCGGAGCCGCGCGCCGGCCGCCTCGCCGCCCTGCACACCCGGCTCTCAAATCTGCTGTTGAAATTAATCAGTTATCCTATAACATTTCTTGAGTCGGGGGGGGACTTGTCCCTCCGAGGGAGAACATTCATGCGAAATTACGTCACAATTTTGCTCCTTGTAATTGCGGTGGCCGTGCTGCCGCTTGCGCTTTCGTGCAGGAGGCCGACCGAGGAGGAGGCCGGAAACGCCGATTCGAAGTCGGAGACTGTAACCGGCGAAACCACCCCTGCGCACGAGCCTGCGCCTGAAGAGACCATGGAACCCGAGGAGACCGCCGAACCCGAAGAGACGGCCGGGCCGGAGGCTACCTCCGCTCCCGAGGCAGACGGCGGCGAATCCGCCGGCGCGGGAGAAGAGGCCGGGAAGGACGAAGACAAGGCCGAGATTCCGCCCTCGGACAAGGACCCGGACCTGAAGACGATACTCTCGCGCTACTACGACGCGATCGGCGGCCCGGCGAAGTGGGAGAAGGTCGAGACGATGAAGTACACGGGCAAGATGAATTCCATGGGCAAGGTTTTCACGACCGCCATAGTCTACAAGCGCCCCGACAAATGCCGCATAGATTTCAGCCTCGGACACATTTACTTTATACAGTCCTTCGACGGCAAGGAGGCATGGAAGTTTAACCCGACGGACGGCAGCAAGCCCGCGGTCCTGGAAGGGGACGACGCGAAGGACCTCATCGAGACGTGCGACTTCGACGGCCCGCTTATCGACCACGTGGCCAAGGGGCACAAGATCGAATACCTCGGCCGTGAGAGCGTGGACGGGCGCGAAGGGTTTAAGCTGAAAGTGACGAACAAGACCGGCAGCGTTGATTATTACTACCTCGATACGGAGACCTACTTGCCGTATTTCGTCAAGGGCAAGGCTGTGCTGAAGGAGAAGGAAGTCGATTCGACCACGAAGGTCGACGATTACATCGACACGGGCGGCATAATCATTCCCTATTACTTCGAGTTCGACCTCGACGGGGTGGACGACAACGAGACGTTCAGGGTTTCGACAGTGGAGCTGAACCCGGAGCTCGACGATACGATATTCACTTTTCCGCGGAAGATAGAGGATTCGTATTGAGGGAGGGGGATGATTTCCTGCTCGTCCACGAGGATATAATCCGTCGTCCTGCCTGACAGGTGTCTTGTCCGGCGCAGCTTTGACGGAGACAGAGTGAAGTCAGAGATTGATTTAAGATCTTGCGAAATTCTGTCATTCCCGAGTGCCTTTATCGGGAATCCGGCTTTTCAAAATAAGAAAGGGCAAAAGCAAAGGATGAGATCCTGAATCGAGTTCAGGATGACTACGACTGCAAATATAAATCCCCCCTATGTTCCCCCCTTTTCCTAGGGGGGGATTTAAAGGTAAAAGTGAGATACTGAATCGTAGTTTCCGTCTTCGCTGAAAGCTTCGCCGGACAGGCAGGATGACGGATTAAAAGAAGACTGCCGCGGTCGCGGAAGGCGCTTCCTCGCAATGACGGGTTAGCGGATAAGTGGCCTGGGGTGGTTATTTGCCGGGGCTCGATCCGCCGCCGTATTTGAACGTGACTATGTTGCAATCGGGGCAGCGGTAGGCGTGGAGGCGCGGGCGTTTGAGGATCGATTTCGTGCCGGGGAGTCCGCTCGCGATAGTGGGCATGCCGACGGGGTCGTTCCTGTCGCGCCACGGGATGCCCGCCGAAGAGGGTATGTAGCCTTCGGTCATTTCGCCGCCGCAGCGCGGGCAACGCGGCTCGCCCGGCGGAAGGTCGAACCCGGTGGTGAGCTTGACCGGGTTCCCGGGATCGGGATCTCGGAACGACCTGTAGACGTGGACCGTGAATCCCGCCGCGAGCAGGAGAAGAGCGCCCGCGACGGCCATCATCGACATGAGGACCGTGCGGCTGGCGGATAGGCTGTCGGGGAGCGTGCAGACGGACGGGTCGGACGGGAGGTACGATACGACGAGCTTGTCGCGGCGGACGAGGACGTCGTACGTGAGCTTAGAGACCGTGAAGGAGCAGTAGGGCGGCTTTTCGCCGACGGGCCTGGGGGCGTCCACCGCGACGATGACGCGGTGGATGTCGGACGGATCGGTGACGCTGGTCCGGGATAGCCGGCCGTCGTCGCGCTCGACGCCTTTCGTCACGACGACCGCGACGGCCTCGCGGCCTTCGTCGTAGAGGCGCTCGTAGTCGAGGTAGTCGCCGGCGTAGGAGTAGACCGCCCAGAGGGCGACCCCGGCGAGGAGGAGGATGACGAGTGCCGGGACTATGAGCTCGGATTTATTTTTCATATGGCGGCGGGCTATTTCGCGGGCATCGAGAATATTTTTTCGGCGACGCCGGAGTTGACGACGACGGAGTCCACGCGGAGCTCTTCCGTAGGCGCGCCGTCTTGCTTCGAGAAGAGGAGGCGAAAGGGGACGTAGAGGCCCGAGACGCTCCGGTAGTCGTCGAAGCGGGTTTTGACGGCGGAGCTTTTGCCGCCGACGTTGAAGACGCCGATTGCCTGGACGGGGCGGAAGGTTTCAGGGTCGAGGAAGTAGTACTGGACGCTGCCCGAGGGATAATCGACCTTGATTCTGTACGTGTTCAGCTTGCCGACCTCCTCGCGGCCGTCGAGCGACACCTTTAGATTCTTGTTTTTATAGCCGACGAGTGGGCCTTCGATGTCGCATTTGTCGGCGAGGTAGTCCGTGCGGCCCTTGTCGAGCTGTACAGGGCCAGGAGTTCCGGAATGCGGGTTCTTTTCCCACGCCGCCCGGCCGTCGTAGGCCTGGACGACGACTTCGCCCCGGATGGTGTATTCGACGCGGCATTTATCGGGGCGCATGTATTCGGCCGCCGTCGGGATTTTGAGGTCCTGCGTGTGGATGCTGCCTTCCATGACCATCGTGTCGACCTTTTCCCAGTTTTCGAGTCCGCCTATGGCGTCGTAGTATTTCGCGAGGACTTCGTCGAGCGAGAGGGCCCCGGCTTCGGGCCCGGCGTTTTGCGATATGGCCCCGGGAGGCGCAATCAGCAGGAATAGCAATGCTGTAATTATAAGGCGTTTCATGTGCGGCCGTGTGCTCCT
This genomic stretch from Thermodesulfobacteriota bacterium harbors:
- a CDS encoding muconolactone Delta-isomerase family protein — protein: MKYLVIGSEGPGFCSEEEAADVLESVIIPAFDELLDLEHEGTIVGGLPVGDRGFVFIADAESHDDLDRILRSLPIWGVLEWEVTPLQDFDARARQERTILKNLKAGG
- a CDS encoding PF20097 family protein is translated as MKNKSELIVPALVILLLAGVALWAVYSYAGDYLDYERLYDEGREAVAVVVTKGVERDDGRLSRTSVTDPSDIHRVIVAVDAPRPVGEKPPYCSFTVSKLTYDVLVRRDKLVVSYLPSDPSVCTLPDSLSASRTVLMSMMAVAGALLLLAAGFTVHVYRSFRDPDPGNPVKLTTGFDLPPGEPRCPRCGGEMTEGYIPSSAGIPWRDRNDPVGMPTIASGLPGTKSILKRPRLHAYRCPDCNIVTFKYGGGSSPGK